From Tissierellales bacterium, a single genomic window includes:
- a CDS encoding 4'-phosphopantetheinyl transferase superfamily protein: MDIKIISKFLKDYHWEKVHIKGKEVYIFKHTSLNEINDEMLKIMLLFMPPERKNKASRYKKKIDRKLCIVSYMLFVLAMQKGFNIYGPYDFLFNENGKPFLKYFPEIYFSISHCEVGVTCAIAEENVGIDIQDMIPFNIKLAESICSKNELEKINKSINRDLELTKIWTMKESYFKMLGTGLIEPLGNLDVYELDNFYQRINLKEKYVLSVAI, translated from the coding sequence ATGGACATTAAGATTATATCGAAGTTTTTAAAAGATTATCATTGGGAAAAGGTACATATCAAAGGAAAAGAAGTGTATATTTTTAAACATACATCATTAAATGAGATAAATGATGAAATGTTAAAAATAATGCTATTATTTATGCCACCAGAGCGTAAGAACAAGGCTAGTCGTTATAAGAAAAAAATAGATAGAAAGTTGTGCATAGTATCCTATATGTTGTTTGTTTTAGCTATGCAAAAAGGATTTAACATTTATGGTCCTTATGACTTTTTATTTAATGAAAATGGCAAACCTTTCTTAAAGTATTTCCCAGAAATATATTTTAGTATAAGTCATTGTGAAGTTGGTGTGACTTGTGCTATTGCCGAGGAAAATGTTGGAATTGATATTCAAGATATGATTCCCTTTAATATAAAACTAGCGGAATCTATTTGTTCTAAGAATGAACTGGAAAAAATTAACAAATCAATTAATAGGGATTTAGAATTAACAAAGATTTGGACAATGAAAGAAAGTTATTTTAAAATGCTTGGGACAGGCTTAATTGAACCTTTAGGAAATTTGGATGTATATGAATTAGATAACTTTTACCAGAGAATTAATTTAAAAGAAAAATACGTTTTATCTGTAGCAATATAG